A region of the Desulfobacter postgatei 2ac9 genome:
CTTGAGTCTGAAGTACTCCTTTTGATTGTCGGAACACTGGCTTTGGGGCTGGCCATGCAGAAAACAGGTGCAACCGAACTCTATTCAAACGCGTTTTTAAGTCTATTCGAAGGCAAAAGTCCACATATGATCCTTTTTGCCATCATAGTATTAACCAGTATATTCACCCATATTTTAAGCAACAATGCAACTGCGGTACTCCTGCTTCCCATCGCGATCTCTACCGCAGTCTCACTTGGCGTGGATCCCCGGCCATTTATTATCGGCATCTGTTTTGGGGCCAGCGCCTGTTATGCCAGCCCCATTGGTTACCAGACGAATCTGTTGGTCTATGGTCCTGGCGGATATAGATTTTCAGATTTTCTCAAGCTGGGTCTGCCATTGAATGTAATTGTAATCGTTATCTCAAGTGTTTTTATTCCTGTTTTCTGGCCTTTTTAAAGGGCTGGGGAAAAATAAATGCTACGGCGTCGATCAATTTTTATATATGAAAGTTATGAGTATTGAGATTTAAAACAAGCTGTTTTTCTCACTACTCAATACTCAATACTCACATCTTTCATTGTTTGTTGTGTCCGTCAGGAGATGGTTGTTTATTCGTATCCTATGAGTGGCTTAGGGCGCATATTCTGGAAATATGTGCCCTTCAGTCGCAACGAAGAATATGGATAAAAAGGCTATGTATGGACAAGCTCTTAGAGCTTTGAGATTTCCTCCGTCTCTATAACTTTAATACCCTGTTCGGCCAAAATAATTTTTGCCTTTTCAATGTCATCAAAGCGGAAAATCATGATGGCGTTTTTGCACTGGGGGTTGGCAAATGCATACATGTACTCCACATTAACATCTTGTTCACTTAACGGATCCAGCACTTGGTTCAGACCGCCGGGTTCATCATTCACCTCCACGGCCAAAACACGGGTTTTGCCGACGGTGAATCCCTGATTCCGTAAGGCTGCGGTGGCTTTGTCATTATCATTGACAATGAGGCGCAGCACACCGAAGTCCGTGGTATCTGCAAGGGAAAGCGCCCGGATATTCACTCCGGCATCCCTTAAAATGGCCGTGACTTCAGCAAGACGCCCTTCTTTATTTTCTATGAATATGGATATCTGTTCAGCCATAATAATCTCCTTGGTTAAAATTGGCGGTTATCTATAACTCTGACAGCCTTGCCCTGGCTTCTTTCTATGGTTTTAGGCTCCACAAGGGCCACCTTGGCAGATACGCCCAAGTGCTCCTTGATATCGTGGGAAATTTTACCTTCCATGGCCTGAAGCCCCTTGATGTCATCGCTGAAGGAAGCTTCGTCGATTTCCACTTTGACCGTCAGAGTATCCAGGTTGCCCACCCGGTCAACCACCAACTGGTAGTGGGGGGCAACTTTCCGGCTTTCCATAAGAACGCTTTCGATCTGGGATGGGAATACATTGACGCCTCGAATGATAAGCATGTCGTCCGTACGGCCTGTGGGTTTGTTCATCCGTATGTGGGTCCTGCCGCAGGTGCAGGGAACAGGGTTCAAGGAGGTGATGTCCTTGGTGCGGTAACGGATGACCGGGAAGGCTTCCTTGGTAATGGTTGTGAACACGATTTCACCGGGATCTCCCGGGGGAACGGGTTCCAGGGTATCCGGGTCCACGATCTCCACAATAAAATGATCTTCGGCAATATGAAGGCCTTTTTGTTCTTCAACGCACTCTACAGATACCCCCGGCCCCATGACTTCGGACAGACCGTAAATGTCCACGGCCTTGAGATTGAGCTTGGTTTCCAGTTCATGTCGCATTTTTTCCGTCCAGGGCTCTGCACCAAAAATACCGGATTTAAAAGACAGATTCTTGAAATCCACACCCATTTCCAGGGCCACTTCGGCCAGGTGGAGGATATAGGAGGGGGTCCCGCACAGGATCGTGGGCTTGAAATCCTGCATAATGGTGATCTGGCGCTTGGTATTACCGCCGGAAACCGGAATAACCGATGCGCCTAAACGTTCAGCCCCGTAGTGGGCCCCAAGACCGCCGGTGAAAAGACCATAACCCCAGGCATTGTGGATAATATCTCCCGCCGTGGCGCCGGCTGCGGCCATGCTTCTGGCCATCAGATCGGCCCAGGTGTTGATATCCCGTTTGGTGTAGCCCACCACCGTGGGTTTGCCCGTGGTGCCCGAGGATGCGTGGATGCGGATCACCTGCTCCATGGGAACGGCAAACATGCGATAAGGGTAGTTGTCCCGAAGGTC
Encoded here:
- a CDS encoding ACT domain-containing protein, giving the protein MAEQISIFIENKEGRLAEVTAILRDAGVNIRALSLADTTDFGVLRLIVNDNDKATAALRNQGFTVGKTRVLAVEVNDEPGGLNQVLDPLSEQDVNVEYMYAFANPQCKNAIMIFRFDDIEKAKIILAEQGIKVIETEEISKL
- a CDS encoding phenylacetate--CoA ligase family protein, giving the protein MPIYDIDYETMPREGLEAIQLRRLQTTIERIYATVPFYKETYDKAGIKPSDIKRLDDLRRLPFTTKQDLRDNYPYRMFAVPMEQVIRIHASSGTTGKPTVVGYTKRDINTWADLMARSMAAAGATAGDIIHNAWGYGLFTGGLGAHYGAERLGASVIPVSGGNTKRQITIMQDFKPTILCGTPSYILHLAEVALEMGVDFKNLSFKSGIFGAEPWTEKMRHELETKLNLKAVDIYGLSEVMGPGVSVECVEEQKGLHIAEDHFIVEIVDPDTLEPVPPGDPGEIVFTTITKEAFPVIRYRTKDITSLNPVPCTCGRTHIRMNKPTGRTDDMLIIRGVNVFPSQIESVLMESRKVAPHYQLVVDRVGNLDTLTVKVEIDEASFSDDIKGLQAMEGKISHDIKEHLGVSAKVALVEPKTIERSQGKAVRVIDNRQF